TGGCGGCCAGGGCGGACTTGAACGCCTCCCGGTCCTCGATGGGCACGTGGCACAGCGCCTGGACGGCGTCGAGGTCCTCGGTCAGGCTCACGGGCAGCCCGGCCGCCCGCAGCTCCCGCACGAACCCGCCGAGGATGTCCAGCACGGTCGCTCAGGCCTGGACCGGGAAGTGGCGCTGCGCCTTGGCCAGGTCGGACTGGTACTTGAGGAGCAGGTGGAGCGTCTCCCGCACCTGCTCGGCGCCCACCGTCGACACGTTCAGCAGCACGAGGGTCGCCGCCCAGTCCAGCGTCTCCGACACCGACGGCGCCTTCTTGAGGTCCAGCTTGCGGATGGACCGCACGATGCGGGCGACCTGGTCGGCCAGGTGCTCGTCGACCCCCGGGACCTTGGCGAGCACGATGGCCTTCTCCCGCTCCACGTCCGGGTAGTCGACGTGGAGGTAGAGGCAGCGCCGCTTGAGGGCCTCGGACAGCTCCCGGGTGTTGTTGGACGTGAGGAACACCAGCGGCACCTGGGTGGCGGTGACCGTGCCCAGCTCCGGGATCGACACCTGGTAGTCGGACAGCACCTCCAGCAGCAGCGCCTCCGTCTCCACCTCGAGGCGGTCGACCTCGTCGACGAGGAGCACCACCGGGTCCTCGGCCCGGATCGCCTCCAGCAGCGGGCGCGGGAGCAGGAACGCCTCGCTGAAGATGTCCTCCTCCAGCGCCTCCCAGCCCACGCCGCCCTCCTCGGCCACCCGCTGGGCCTGGATCCGCAGGAGCTGCTTGCGGTAGTTCCACTCGTAGAGCGCCTTGGCCTCGTCGAGGCCCTCGTAGCACTGGAGGCGGATGAGCCGGGCGCCCGTCGTCTCCGCCACCGACTTGGCCAGCTGGGTCTTGCCCGTTCCGGCCGGGCCCTCCACGAGGACGGGCTTGCCCAGGCGGTCGGCCAGGTGGACGACGCCGGCGATGCCGGTGTCGGCCAGGTACCCCACGCCCGCCAGCGACCGGCGGACGGCCTCGACCGACGCGAACCGCGGCTCGCCCCCCGCGATCGTCAACGGCGGACCTGGCCGTCGCCCTCCACCACGTACTTCACGGTGGTGAGCTCGCGCAGGCCCATCGGGCCCCGGGCGTGGAGCTTCTGGGTGCTGATGCCGATCTCGGCGCCGAACCCGAACTGCTCGCCGTCGGTGAAGCGGGTGGACGCGTTGACCACCACGGCGGCGGCGTCGACCTCGGCGGTGAACCGGCGGGCGGCGGCCAGGTCGCCGGTGACGATGGCCTCGGTGTGGCCCGACCCGAACCGCCGCACGTGCTCGATGGCGGCGTCGAGGTCGGCCACCACGGCGACCGACATCTTCAGGTCCAGGAACTCCCTGGCGAAGTCCTCGTCGGTCGCCTCGCCCATGGACGGGACGAGGGCCCGCGCCCCTTCGTCGCCCACCAGCTCCACCCCGTCGAGGGCGGCCGCCGCCCGGGGCAGGAACGCCTCGGCCACCGCCCGATGGACGACCAGCGACTCGGCCGCGTTGCACACCGACGGCCGCTGCGTCTTGGCGTTGACGACGATGGCGAGCGCCATGTCGAGGTCGGCGGCCGCGTCGACGTAGACGTGGCAGTTGCCGTCCCCGTCGACGACGTACGGCACCGTGGCGTGCTCCAGGACGGCGGCGATCAGGGACGGGCCGCCCCGGGGGACGAGGCAGTCGATGAGCCCCCGCAGCCGCATGAACTCCACGGCCGACTCCCGGCTGGTGTCCTCCACCAGAACGAGGGCGTCCCCGGGAAGGCCCGCCTTGG
This DNA window, taken from Acidimicrobiales bacterium, encodes the following:
- a CDS encoding MoxR family ATPase yields the protein MTIAGGEPRFASVEAVRRSLAGVGYLADTGIAGVVHLADRLGKPVLVEGPAGTGKTQLAKSVAETTGARLIRLQCYEGLDEAKALYEWNYRKQLLRIQAQRVAEEGGVGWEALEEDIFSEAFLLPRPLLEAIRAEDPVVLLVDEVDRLEVETEALLLEVLSDYQVSIPELGTVTATQVPLVFLTSNNTRELSEALKRRCLYLHVDYPDVEREKAIVLAKVPGVDEHLADQVARIVRSIRKLDLKKAPSVSETLDWAATLVLLNVSTVGAEQVRETLHLLLKYQSDLAKAQRHFPVQA
- a CDS encoding glutamate-5-semialdehyde dehydrogenase: MSATAELAELGRRAQSASRALARASTAAKDAALHAAADLLVERADDVLAANEEDVARAEASGVTAAVVDRLRLDSARVEAMAGGLRQVAGLADPVGEVVDGWTRPNGLRIQRVRVPLGVVGIIYENRPNVTSDAAALCLKSGNAAFLRGSSGAIRSNTAIAAVLREGFAKAGLPGDALVLVEDTSRESAVEFMRLRGLIDCLVPRGGPSLIAAVLEHATVPYVVDGDGNCHVYVDAAADLDMALAIVVNAKTQRPSVCNAAESLVVHRAVAEAFLPRAAAALDGVELVGDEGARALVPSMGEATDEDFAREFLDLKMSVAVVADLDAAIEHVRRFGSGHTEAIVTGDLAAARRFTAEVDAAAVVVNASTRFTDGEQFGFGAEIGISTQKLHARGPMGLRELTTVKYVVEGDGQVRR